In Alteromonas sp. V450, the following proteins share a genomic window:
- the hisIE gene encoding bifunctional phosphoribosyl-AMP cyclohydrolase/phosphoribosyl-ATP diphosphatase HisIE: MIITNENSDKLAWDKMDNLLPAIVQDALSGKVLMQGYMDQDALAKTLETGKVTFFSRSKQRLWTKGETSGNTLDLVSVACDCDQDSLLVLANPNGPTCHTGVESCWFDGNTPAFTFLADLERVLAARKDADPKSSYTASLYNKGIKRIAQKVGEEGVETALAATVHDKEELKNEAADLLYHLTVLLQASDMSLNDALDVLRERHK; the protein is encoded by the coding sequence GTGATCATTACTAACGAAAACAGCGATAAACTGGCTTGGGATAAAATGGACAACCTGCTGCCCGCCATTGTGCAAGACGCACTGTCTGGCAAAGTATTAATGCAGGGCTACATGGACCAAGACGCCCTAGCGAAAACCCTTGAAACGGGTAAAGTGACTTTTTTCAGCCGCTCAAAGCAGCGCCTTTGGACCAAGGGTGAAACGTCTGGTAACACGCTAGATTTAGTGAGCGTTGCTTGTGACTGCGACCAAGATTCACTGTTGGTACTTGCTAACCCTAACGGCCCAACATGCCACACTGGTGTTGAAAGCTGTTGGTTCGACGGCAACACGCCAGCCTTTACGTTTCTTGCAGATTTAGAGCGTGTGCTGGCAGCCCGTAAAGATGCCGACCCAAAAAGCAGTTATACCGCTAGCCTCTACAACAAAGGCATTAAGCGCATAGCGCAGAAGGTGGGCGAAGAAGGTGTAGAAACCGCATTGGCGGCTACTGTGCACGACAAAGAAGAGCTTAAAAATGAAGCCGCTGATTTGTTGTACCACTTAACGGTACTGCTTCAAGCAAGCGATATGTCGTTGAACGATGCATTAGATGTACTGCGTGAGCGTCACAAGTAA